The window GCGATCGCGGGCTACACCGTCGTCAACGACGTGTCGATGCGCGACTGGCAGTGGCGGACCACCGAGTGGCTCTCGGGCAAAGCATTCGAGGCGACCACCCCGGTGGGGCCCTGGCTTGTCACCCCCGACGAGGTCGGCGACGCCGCCGACCTGGCCGTGCGCTGCGAGGTCGACGGGCAGGTGATGCAGTCGAGCCGCACCTCCGACCTGCTCTTCCGGCCCGCGGACCTGGTCGCCTACATCAGCCAGATCACCACCCTGCGCCCCGGCGATCTCATCGCCACCGGCACGCCGGGTGGGGTGGGAGCAGCGCGTACACCGAAGGTGTTCCTCGCCCCGGGCCAGGTGCTGCGCACCGTGATCGAGGGTGTCGGCGAGTGCGTGAACGCCTGCGTGGCCGAGCGCACGGACGCCGTGCCGACGAGCGGCGCGGCGCTCGCGGAGCAGCGGCGATGAGGCCCGGGCAGGGCACGAGCCTGCCCGGCACCGAGGTGATCCTCGGCTGGGTGGAGGACGGGCAGAGCCGGCTCGAGGAGAGGTTGGCGCCGCTCGACGACGGCGCGGTCGCG of the Candidatus Dormiibacterota bacterium genome contains:
- a CDS encoding fumarylacetoacetate hydrolase family protein, with protein sequence MRLATIRLGDRTAAVRLEGDSVVELGVPDVRAVLARTGWSRWAAGVDGPRHACAAIDHAPLVPSPSKILCVGLNYRSHILEMGRPLPSHPTLFAKFADTLLGAGDDLILPAVSEEVDWEAELGVVVGAPVRRASTEEAAAAIAGYTVVNDVSMRDWQWRTTEWLSGKAFEATTPVGPWLVTPDEVGDAADLAVRCEVDGQVMQSSRTSDLLFRPADLVAYISQITTLRPGDLIATGTPGGVGAARTPKVFLAPGQVLRTVIEGVGECVNACVAERTDAVPTSGAALAEQRR